Proteins found in one Pseudomonas sp. P8_241 genomic segment:
- a CDS encoding symmetrical bis(5'-nucleosyl)-tetraphosphatase, with protein sequence MATYAVGDLQGCLEALQCLLKQVAFDPAKDRLWLVGDLVNRGPQSLETLRFLYTIRESLVCVLGNHDLHLLAAGRNIERLKKTDTLREIIDAPDSAELLEWLRQQKLMHYDEQRNTALVHAGIPPQWSLRKALKCAAEVETALRDDNLLPPYLDGMYGNDPAKWDNDLKGVTRLRVITNYFTRMRFCTAEGKLDLKSKEGLDTAPPGYKPWFQHKKRKTKDLKIIFGHWAALEGNIDAPGISALDTGCVWGGALTLMNVDSGERLNCKCDEHGQPAVPSVASQICEPSPASAPR encoded by the coding sequence ATGGCAACGTACGCGGTCGGTGATCTGCAAGGCTGCCTTGAAGCGCTGCAATGCCTGCTCAAGCAAGTCGCGTTCGATCCTGCAAAAGATCGATTGTGGCTGGTGGGAGATCTGGTCAATCGCGGCCCGCAGTCGTTGGAAACCCTGCGTTTTCTCTACACTATCCGCGAATCGCTGGTGTGTGTACTCGGCAACCACGACCTGCATTTGCTGGCCGCCGGACGCAACATCGAACGCCTGAAGAAAACCGATACCCTGCGCGAAATTATCGACGCACCGGACAGCGCTGAACTGCTCGAATGGCTACGTCAGCAAAAGCTCATGCACTACGACGAACAACGCAATACCGCTCTGGTACACGCCGGCATTCCACCGCAGTGGTCACTGCGCAAAGCGCTGAAGTGTGCCGCCGAAGTCGAGACCGCATTGCGCGATGACAACCTGCTGCCGCCCTATCTTGACGGCATGTACGGCAATGATCCGGCGAAATGGGACAACGACCTCAAAGGCGTGACACGCCTGCGCGTCATCACCAACTATTTCACCCGTATGCGTTTCTGCACCGCCGAAGGCAAACTCGACCTCAAGAGCAAGGAAGGTCTCGACACCGCCCCGCCGGGTTACAAGCCCTGGTTCCAGCACAAAAAACGCAAGACCAAGGATCTGAAGATCATCTTCGGTCATTGGGCTGCGCTGGAAGGCAACATAGATGCACCTGGCATTTCGGCGCTCGATACCGGCTGCGTCTGGGGCGGCGCCCTGACCCTGATGAACGTCGACAGCGGCGAGCGTCTGAACTGCAAATGCGACGAGCATGGCCAACCTGCCGTGCCGTCAGTCGCCTCACAAATCTGCGAACCATCGCCAGCCAGCGCCCCGCGCTAG
- the glpE gene encoding thiosulfate sulfurtransferase GlpE, translated as MSEFKRIPPEQAQTLREQGAVVVDVRDPATYAALHIAGSKHLDNHSLHAFIQGADLDAPTVVVCYHGNSSQGAAAYLVSQGFSDVYSMDGGFELWRTTYPSETAQGTSE; from the coding sequence ATGAGCGAATTCAAAAGAATCCCCCCGGAACAAGCCCAGACCCTGCGCGAACAAGGCGCCGTGGTGGTCGACGTCCGCGACCCCGCCACTTATGCCGCCCTGCACATCGCAGGCTCGAAGCATCTGGACAACCATTCCCTGCACGCCTTTATCCAGGGCGCCGATCTCGACGCGCCGACAGTTGTGGTCTGCTATCACGGCAACTCCAGCCAAGGCGCGGCCGCCTACCTGGTCAGCCAGGGCTTCTCGGACGTTTACAGCATGGATGGCGGTTTTGAGCTGTGGCGTACGACCTACCCTTCAGAAACGGCGCAAGGCACTTCTGAATAA